A region from the Pelodiscus sinensis isolate JC-2024 chromosome 11, ASM4963464v1, whole genome shotgun sequence genome encodes:
- the LOC142830980 gene encoding putative protein BRICK1 has product MSLQEDPVQREIHQDWANREYIEVITSSIKKIADFLNSFDMSCRSRLATLNEKLTALERRIEYIEARVTKGETLT; this is encoded by the exons ATGTCGCTGCAGGAGGACCCGGTGCAGCGCGAGATCCACCAGGACTGGGCCAACCGCGAGTACATCGAGGTGATCACCAGCTCCATCAAGAAGATCGCGGACTTCCTCAACTCCTTCG ACATGTCCTGCCGCTCCCGCCTCGCCACCCTCAACGAGAAGCTGACGGCGCTGGAGCGACGCATCGAGTACATCGAGGCCCGG GTGACGAAGGGCGAAACGCTGACCTAG